The nucleotide window CCGAGCCGTACCTCCGGGTGAGGATGTACCGCTCGCTGGCGGAAATCGTGGAGGGGTGGGGAAAGAACCTGGCGAGCTCGTCCACGCGCACGGCGCCGGGTACGCTCGCCGCGCTCGTCCCGTGGCTGCTGGTGAGCGGGCTGTTCTTCTTCTGGCTGCTGCCGCCGCTGGTGCTCGTCCGCGGCGCGCTGGGCATCGTGGGCGCGCCGTGGGTCCCGGCGGCCGTGGTGGCGCAGGCCGTGTCGCTCGGGTTCTGGGCCGCCATGTACCGGCGCGAGGGGCAGAACCCGCTCTACGCGGCCCTGGCGCCGCTTGGTGCGCTGGTGATGGCGGCAATCATCATCCGCAGCCTGCTGAGCGGCGGGCGCGTGACGTGGAAGGGCCGGCGATACGCGCCGGCCGCCGCGCGGGGATGAACGAAGGCCGACGATGAAGCTGCACGTGCTCGACCGCACCCAGCGGGTGCCGATTCCCCTGGAAGCGGCGTGGGACTTCTTTTCCGACGCGCGCAACCTGGCCACGATCACCCCGCCCGAGATGGGCTTCGAGGTCACGTCGCCGCTGCCGGAGCGCATGTATGCGGGAATGATCATCACCTACCGCGTCCGGCCGCTGCTGGGCGTTCCCGTCACCTGGGTAACGGAGATCACGCACGTAGAGGAGCACGTGCGCTTCGTGGACGAGCAGCGCTTCGGGCCGTACCGCTTCTGGCATCACCAGCACCTGTTCCGCGCGGTCCCGGGCGGCGTAGAGATGCGCGACATCGTCCATTACGCGCTGCCGCCGGGTGGCGGGGTGGCGCGCCGCTGGCTGGTGACGCCCAAGCTGGAGCAGATCTTCGACTACCGGGGCAAGGTTCTGCATGACCGGTTCGGCCTGCTGGCCTGATCCACCTTCCGCCATCCGATGAACTCGCAGGAAACGGGCTTTCCGGCGTTCCCCCGCCTGGTGCACGAGGCACAGCCGCACCCCATGCTTACGCGCGGGGCGCTGCTGTGCGGCGTGCTGAGCCTGGCCATCATCGCGTCGCAGCTGGGACCGCGGGCATTCCTGCTGGGGTTTGCCGTCGCGGCGCTGCCGGTGCCCATCTACGTGGTGCTCGTGTTGTGGCTGGACCGGTTCGAGCCGGAGCCGGCGAAGACGCTGGCGCAGACCTTTGCGTGGGGTGCCACGGTGGCCGTGTTCGTGGCGCTGATCGTCAATTCCGTGACGGAAGAGGCGGTGGGCGGGGTGCTGGGGCCGGACGCGGGCGAGCTGTTCGGCAGCCTGGTGACCGCGCCGGTGATCGAGGAGGTGGCCAAGGGCGTGGCGCTGCTGCTGCTGTACCGCGAGCTCAAGGACGAGTTCGACGGGGTGATCGACGGCGTGGTGTACGCGGCGATGGTGGGGCTGGGCTTCGCCATGATCGAGAACGTGCAGTACTACGGCGACGCCATCGCGCGGGGCGACGAAAGCTCGGTGCTCACGTTCTTTTTGCGCGGAATGATGTCGCCGTTCGCGCACCCGCTGTTCACCAGCATGTTCGGCATCGGGCTGGGGTACGTGCGCGAGCGGCACGGGCAGGGCACGCGCTGGCTGGCGCCGCTGCTGGGGCTGCTGGTGGCCGTGCTGCTGCACTCGCTGTGGAACCTGGCGGCGAGCTTCGAGGGCTGGTTCCTGGCCCTGTACCTGGCGGTGATGCTGCCCGCGTTCCTTTCCGTTCTGGGGCTGATCTACCTGTCGCTGCTGCGCGAGGGGCGCGTGCTGCGCCAGCACCTTGCCTCGCTGGTGGGTGACGGCGTGCTGACCGGGGATGAACTGGAGGCGCTGTGCCGGGTGCGCGCCCGGCTGGAGGCGAGCATGGCGGCGTGGCGCCGGGGCGGGTTCACGCACTGGCGCGACCGCCGCGAGATGCACCGCATCGCGAGTGAGTTGGCGTTCCACCGGTGGCGGGTGCTGCGGGGCCTTTCACTGGGGCCGGTTGCGGACGCCGAGCGCGAAGCGGAATACCTGCGCCGCCTTTGCGAGCTGTGCGCTGCCGTGCGGACCCTGCAGGCCGGGCGCGATGCGGGGACGGGCGGGGCTCTGCCGTCGTGAATGCTCGTACTGTGAT belongs to Longimicrobium sp. and includes:
- a CDS encoding SRPBCC family protein, whose amino-acid sequence is MKLHVLDRTQRVPIPLEAAWDFFSDARNLATITPPEMGFEVTSPLPERMYAGMIITYRVRPLLGVPVTWVTEITHVEEHVRFVDEQRFGPYRFWHHQHLFRAVPGGVEMRDIVHYALPPGGGVARRWLVTPKLEQIFDYRGKVLHDRFGLLA
- a CDS encoding PrsW family intramembrane metalloprotease; this encodes MNSQETGFPAFPRLVHEAQPHPMLTRGALLCGVLSLAIIASQLGPRAFLLGFAVAALPVPIYVVLVLWLDRFEPEPAKTLAQTFAWGATVAVFVALIVNSVTEEAVGGVLGPDAGELFGSLVTAPVIEEVAKGVALLLLYRELKDEFDGVIDGVVYAAMVGLGFAMIENVQYYGDAIARGDESSVLTFFLRGMMSPFAHPLFTSMFGIGLGYVRERHGQGTRWLAPLLGLLVAVLLHSLWNLAASFEGWFLALYLAVMLPAFLSVLGLIYLSLLREGRVLRQHLASLVGDGVLTGDELEALCRVRARLEASMAAWRRGGFTHWRDRREMHRIASELAFHRWRVLRGLSLGPVADAEREAEYLRRLCELCAAVRTLQAGRDAGTGGALPS